A single genomic interval of Amycolatopsis albispora harbors:
- a CDS encoding M20 family metallopeptidase has translation MTAPHHASPSQPDDAYLRAIVAETADAVEAAEPLGSPHRGAPEEIRAEVGSLIDARAQDLVALSQDLHAHPEEGFAETRSVRALAELLQNHGHQATVGVGGLETALSATVGEGGPHVALLAEYDALPGVGHGCGHNIICATAAGGFLGAAAVVERLGGRVSLFGTPAEEGGGGKETMARAGVFDDVDAVLMLHPFSHDIAMHPFLGRRQLEMVFHGVAAHASAQPFMGRNALDAAVAAYQGVAALRQHLPGTDRVHGVFTDGGARPNVVPDRAAVLFYLRSGQPETLRDLAERMTKIAHGAAEMTGCGVELHWDEQPAYLPIRFNGALAGRWAVNQEGCGRKPLPPGIVPEFLTGSTDLGNLSYRMPAIHPMLAVSGPTVALHTKEFAEAAGSPAGDRAVVDGALGLALTAADYLADADLRTAVHQEFEAAGGALDVPSFFG, from the coding sequence ATGACGGCTCCCCACCACGCCAGCCCCAGCCAGCCCGACGACGCCTACCTCCGCGCGATCGTCGCCGAGACCGCGGACGCGGTCGAAGCCGCCGAACCGCTCGGCTCGCCCCACCGCGGCGCGCCCGAGGAGATCCGCGCCGAGGTCGGCAGCCTGATCGACGCCCGCGCGCAGGACCTCGTCGCGTTGAGCCAGGACCTGCACGCCCATCCGGAAGAGGGCTTCGCCGAGACGCGTTCCGTGCGCGCGCTCGCCGAGTTGCTGCAGAACCACGGGCACCAGGCGACCGTCGGCGTCGGCGGGCTGGAGACGGCGCTGAGCGCGACGGTCGGCGAGGGCGGCCCGCACGTCGCGCTGCTCGCCGAGTACGACGCGCTGCCCGGCGTCGGCCACGGCTGCGGGCACAACATCATCTGCGCCACCGCGGCCGGTGGTTTCCTCGGTGCCGCGGCCGTCGTCGAACGCCTCGGCGGGCGGGTCTCGCTGTTCGGCACGCCCGCCGAGGAAGGCGGTGGCGGCAAGGAAACCATGGCCAGGGCCGGCGTTTTCGACGACGTGGACGCGGTGCTCATGCTGCACCCGTTCAGCCACGACATCGCGATGCACCCGTTCCTCGGCAGGCGGCAGCTGGAGATGGTCTTCCACGGGGTCGCCGCGCACGCCTCGGCGCAGCCGTTCATGGGCCGCAACGCGCTCGATGCCGCCGTCGCCGCGTACCAGGGCGTGGCGGCGCTGCGGCAGCACCTGCCCGGCACCGACCGCGTGCACGGCGTGTTCACCGACGGCGGCGCGCGGCCGAACGTGGTGCCGGATCGCGCCGCGGTGCTGTTCTACCTGCGCTCCGGGCAGCCGGAAACGCTGCGCGACCTGGCCGAGCGGATGACCAAGATCGCGCACGGCGCGGCCGAGATGACCGGCTGCGGTGTGGAACTGCACTGGGACGAGCAGCCCGCGTACCTGCCGATCCGGTTCAACGGCGCGCTCGCCGGGCGGTGGGCGGTCAACCAGGAGGGCTGCGGCCGCAAGCCGTTGCCGCCGGGGATCGTGCCGGAGTTCCTCACCGGCTCGACGGATCTGGGGAACCTGAGCTACCGGATGCCGGCGATCCACCCGATGCTCGCCGTGTCCGGGCCGACGGTTGCCTTGCACACCAAGGAATTCGCCGAAGCGGCCGGGTCGCCCGCCGGGGATCGCGCGGTGGTCGACGGGGCGCTCGGGCTCGCGCTGACCGCGGCGGACTACCTGGCCGACGCGGACCTGCGCACGGCGGTGCACCAGGAGTTCGAAGCGGCGGGAGGTGCACTGGACGTTCCGTCGTTCTTCGGTTGA
- a CDS encoding ArsR/SmtB family transcription factor — translation MNEIVVIDDAEAAGASLDPMRARLLAELAEPGSATTLAKKLGLARQKINYHLRALEQHGLVSLVEERRKGNVTERVLRATASSYVISPSVLGAVEPDPRQSPDRLSARWLLAVASRLVRDVGELLTGAQRAGKKLATFTIDGDVRFATAADRAAFAEELAEAVTSLVAKYHDDSAPEGRTHHLVVAVHPELKKPQA, via the coding sequence ATGAACGAGATCGTGGTGATCGACGACGCCGAGGCCGCCGGCGCGTCGCTGGACCCGATGCGGGCCCGCCTGCTCGCCGAACTGGCCGAGCCGGGCTCGGCCACCACCCTGGCCAAGAAGCTGGGCCTGGCCAGGCAGAAGATCAACTACCACCTGCGCGCGCTGGAGCAGCACGGGCTGGTCTCGCTGGTCGAGGAACGCCGCAAGGGCAACGTCACCGAGCGCGTGCTGCGGGCCACCGCGTCCTCGTACGTCATCTCACCGAGCGTGCTGGGCGCGGTGGAGCCCGATCCGCGGCAGTCGCCGGACAGGCTGTCCGCGCGCTGGCTGCTCGCGGTGGCTTCGCGCCTGGTGCGTGACGTCGGTGAGCTGCTCACCGGGGCGCAGCGGGCGGGCAAGAAGCTGGCCACCTTCACCATCGACGGCGACGTGCGGTTCGCGACTGCCGCCGATCGCGCGGCATTCGCCGAAGAACTCGCCGAGGCGGTCACGTCACTGGTCGCCAAGTACCACGACGACTCGGCCCCCGAGGGCCGCACGCACCACCTCGTGGTCGCCGTCCACCCGGAACTCAAGAAGCCGCAGGCATAA
- a CDS encoding aldehyde dehydrogenase family protein, protein MSDDVAKAVEECARAAKRAAPSLAAAPDEAIDASLVGMAERLLANREAVLEANTADVAKAREDGMSAGLLDRLTITEERLTGMAEQLRLLAAAPHPERSLPLSTLEGGLRLVERRRPVGVIGANYEARPNVTVDVASQLVKSRNAGVLRTGSAALGSAQRLLEIVIAPALAEAGIDQDAVQLVPRAERHAAAALVAQPGLIPLVILRGSGDSTRALATEAAQHGVRTLAHADGGGVLFVDEAADLEKVRELVSGSLDRLGVCNRLNLLLIDESIHDKAWPVVSEALAGRGVTASLPPHEHAIGYEWALDSDREATVTVSTVAGVEEATRIANEQTSGLAAGIATENAATAEAFFDGYTGTGVFWNAPTRLLDGFKLRGVPETGINLDKVPGPRGPVTYTDLYVRQYAVLPADR, encoded by the coding sequence ATGAGCGACGACGTGGCCAAGGCAGTCGAAGAGTGCGCACGGGCGGCGAAGCGTGCCGCGCCATCGCTGGCCGCCGCGCCGGACGAGGCCATCGACGCCTCGCTCGTCGGCATGGCCGAGCGCCTGCTGGCGAACCGCGAAGCCGTGCTCGAGGCGAACACCGCCGACGTGGCCAAGGCGCGTGAGGACGGGATGAGCGCTGGCCTGCTCGACAGGCTGACGATCACCGAGGAGCGGCTCACCGGCATGGCCGAGCAACTGCGCCTGCTCGCCGCCGCCCCGCACCCGGAGCGCAGCCTTCCGCTGTCCACTTTGGAGGGTGGGCTGCGGCTGGTGGAGCGGCGCCGCCCGGTCGGCGTGATCGGCGCCAACTACGAGGCCCGGCCGAACGTCACCGTCGATGTGGCGTCCCAGCTGGTGAAGTCGCGCAACGCCGGGGTGCTGCGCACCGGTTCGGCCGCGCTCGGCTCCGCCCAGCGCCTGCTCGAGATCGTCATCGCGCCCGCGCTGGCCGAGGCCGGAATCGACCAGGACGCGGTGCAGCTCGTCCCGCGTGCCGAGCGGCACGCCGCGGCCGCGCTGGTCGCGCAGCCCGGCCTGATCCCGCTGGTCATCCTGCGGGGCAGCGGGGACAGCACCCGCGCGCTCGCCACCGAAGCCGCCCAGCACGGGGTGCGCACGCTCGCCCACGCCGACGGCGGCGGCGTGCTCTTCGTCGACGAGGCCGCCGACCTGGAGAAGGTGCGTGAGCTCGTCTCGGGCAGCCTGGACCGGCTCGGCGTGTGCAACCGGCTGAACCTGCTGCTGATCGACGAGAGCATTCACGACAAGGCGTGGCCGGTCGTCAGCGAAGCCCTCGCCGGCCGCGGCGTCACCGCTTCGCTGCCGCCGCACGAGCACGCCATCGGGTACGAGTGGGCGCTGGACTCCGATCGCGAGGCCACCGTCACCGTCTCGACCGTGGCGGGCGTCGAGGAAGCCACGCGGATCGCCAACGAGCAGACCTCCGGTCTCGCCGCGGGCATCGCCACCGAGAACGCGGCCACCGCCGAGGCCTTCTTCGACGGCTACACCGGCACCGGGGTCTTCTGGAACGCTCCCACCCGCCTGCTCGACGGCTTCAAGCTGCGCGGGGTCCCGGAAACCGGGATCAACCTGGACAAGGTGCCCGGCCCGCGTGGTCCGGTCACCTACACCGATCTTTACGTCCGCCAGTACGCGGTACTGCCCGCCGACCGCTGA
- the orn gene encoding oligoribonuclease — protein MNDRLVWIDCEMTGLDLGKDALIEIAALVTDADLNILGEGLDLVIHCDEEALANMPDVVREMHARSGLTEEVRRSTVTLEEAEQRVLDYVREHVPEPNTAPLAGNSIATDRGFIVRDMPALDSHLHYRMVDVSSVKELVRRWYPRIYYAKPEKGLAHRALADIRESIGELDYYRRVAFVPQPGPTTEQARAAAAEVLKQPRG, from the coding sequence GTGAACGATCGTCTTGTCTGGATCGACTGCGAGATGACCGGCCTCGACCTGGGCAAGGACGCCTTGATCGAAATCGCGGCCCTGGTCACCGACGCGGACCTGAACATCCTCGGCGAAGGCCTCGACCTCGTCATCCACTGCGACGAGGAAGCCCTCGCCAACATGCCCGACGTGGTCCGCGAGATGCACGCCCGGTCCGGACTCACCGAGGAGGTGCGCCGGTCCACGGTCACCCTCGAGGAAGCCGAGCAGCGAGTGCTCGACTACGTGCGCGAGCACGTGCCCGAACCCAACACCGCCCCGCTCGCCGGGAACTCCATCGCCACCGACCGCGGCTTCATCGTCCGCGACATGCCCGCGCTCGACTCGCACCTGCACTACCGCATGGTCGACGTGTCCTCGGTCAAGGAACTCGTCCGGCGCTGGTACCCGCGGATCTACTACGCCAAGCCCGAGAAAGGCCTCGCCCACCGCGCGCTCGCCGACATCCGCGAATCCATCGGCGAACTCGACTACTACCGGCGCGTCGCCTTCGTGCCGCAACCCGGGCCCACCACCGAACAAGCCCGCGCGGCCGCCGCCGAAGTCCTCAAGCAGCCCCGCGGATAA
- a CDS encoding DUF3224 domain-containing protein, giving the protein MPKITAAFTVDNWEPSTLDEAEGAELGQVRLTKTFTGAVEGTSTVTMLSAISETGQAYVAFERFSVSVEGRKGGFVLQHAALADSYELKILPGSGIGELAGITGSAMITKHEDGGHTLELDYLLD; this is encoded by the coding sequence ATGCCGAAGATCACTGCCGCGTTCACCGTGGACAACTGGGAGCCGTCGACCCTCGATGAAGCGGAGGGCGCCGAACTGGGCCAGGTGCGGTTGACCAAGACCTTCACCGGGGCCGTCGAGGGGACCAGCACGGTCACCATGCTCAGCGCGATCAGCGAAACCGGGCAGGCGTACGTCGCCTTCGAGCGGTTCAGCGTGTCCGTCGAGGGGCGCAAGGGCGGTTTTGTGCTCCAGCACGCCGCTCTCGCGGACAGCTACGAGCTGAAGATCCTGCCCGGCTCCGGGATCGGGGAGTTGGCGGGCATCACCGGGTCGGCGATGATCACCAAGCACGAGGACGGCGGCCACACGCTGGAGCTGGACTACCTGCTCGATTGA
- a CDS encoding S1C family serine protease has protein sequence MDENRQNPLFTPQHHEQPPFYPAPARKPKRLAVLVSAAAVAAALVGGAGGAALVGLADDAPASTGTSALGTATGQTVANSGSDVSSVAQQVLPSVVQVNVTTREGEAIGSGVILSSDGKILTNAHVVEGASGDVTITLSDGTKYQASVLGADSKADIAVLQAKNASGLTAAKLGDSSQVRVGSEVVAIGSPGGLQNTVTSGIVSAVGRNLSDLGQQEQQQSPFGRTSTQQQQGPSYTAIQTDASINHGNSGGPLVNANGEVIGINTAIYSPSSGGSIGIGFAIPINDAVKIVEQLEQG, from the coding sequence ATGGACGAGAACCGGCAGAACCCGTTGTTCACCCCGCAGCACCACGAGCAGCCGCCGTTCTATCCGGCGCCGGCCCGCAAGCCGAAGCGCCTCGCCGTGCTGGTGAGCGCGGCCGCCGTCGCCGCCGCACTGGTCGGCGGGGCGGGCGGGGCCGCGCTCGTCGGCCTGGCCGACGACGCCCCGGCGAGCACCGGCACCAGCGCGCTCGGCACGGCCACCGGGCAGACCGTCGCGAACTCCGGTTCGGACGTCTCGTCCGTGGCGCAGCAGGTGCTGCCGAGCGTGGTGCAGGTCAACGTGACCACCCGCGAGGGCGAGGCGATCGGGTCCGGGGTGATCCTCTCGTCCGATGGCAAGATCCTGACCAACGCGCACGTGGTCGAAGGCGCCAGCGGGGACGTCACGATCACGCTGTCCGACGGCACGAAGTACCAGGCGAGCGTGCTCGGCGCGGACAGCAAGGCCGACATCGCGGTGCTGCAGGCGAAGAACGCCAGTGGCCTGACCGCGGCCAAGCTCGGTGATTCGAGCCAGGTGCGGGTCGGGTCCGAAGTGGTCGCCATCGGCTCGCCCGGCGGCCTGCAGAACACGGTGACCTCGGGCATCGTCAGCGCGGTCGGCCGGAACCTGTCCGACCTCGGGCAGCAGGAGCAGCAGCAGTCGCCGTTCGGGCGGACCAGCACGCAGCAACAGCAGGGGCCGAGCTACACCGCCATCCAGACCGACGCGTCGATCAACCACGGCAACTCGGGTGGCCCGCTGGTCAACGCGAACGGTGAGGTGATCGGGATCAACACCGCGATCTACTCGCCGTCGTCGGGCGGCAGCATCGGCATCGGCTTCGCGATCCCGATCAACGACGCGGTAAAGATCGTGGAGCAACTCGAGCAGGGGTGA
- a CDS encoding class I SAM-dependent methyltransferase, whose translation MPTETSQDRLLDLLETPPVRTTAGYPDLLGDRTQAGPPTGPAQVLMSVGLVSAIYERYWRPALGRLAKGLRGPSMTGEVDLATDLLRLRRGQVVLDVACGTGRFTRAFGEAVGPDGLAVGLDGSRTMLARAVEAGGAASVAYLRADAVHLPLRPSTVDAVCCFAALHMFGDPEAALDSFASVLKPGGRLALLTSARRDCPPIRELDTLTGLASGQRMFDRGEVGDLLRARGFTEISERYSGVTQIVGATH comes from the coding sequence ATGCCGACCGAGACCAGCCAGGACCGCCTGCTCGACCTGCTCGAAACCCCGCCGGTGCGGACCACCGCCGGCTATCCGGACCTGCTCGGCGACCGCACGCAGGCCGGGCCGCCGACCGGGCCGGCGCAGGTGCTGATGAGCGTGGGCCTGGTGTCCGCGATCTACGAGCGGTACTGGCGGCCGGCGCTGGGCAGGCTCGCCAAGGGCCTGCGCGGGCCGAGCATGACCGGCGAGGTCGACCTGGCCACCGACCTGCTGCGGCTGCGGCGCGGGCAGGTGGTGCTCGACGTGGCGTGCGGGACCGGCCGCTTCACCCGTGCCTTCGGGGAGGCGGTCGGCCCGGACGGGCTGGCCGTCGGGCTCGACGGCTCGCGCACCATGCTGGCGCGAGCCGTCGAGGCGGGCGGTGCCGCGTCGGTCGCCTACCTCCGCGCGGACGCCGTGCACCTGCCGCTGCGGCCGTCCACTGTGGATGCCGTGTGCTGCTTCGCCGCGCTGCACATGTTCGGCGATCCGGAAGCCGCGCTGGATTCCTTCGCCTCGGTGCTGAAACCGGGCGGGCGGCTGGCGCTGCTGACCAGCGCGCGGCGCGACTGCCCGCCGATCCGCGAGCTGGACACGCTGACCGGACTCGCCAGCGGCCAGCGCATGTTCGACCGCGGCGAGGTCGGCGACCTGCTGCGGGCACGCGGTTTCACCGAGATCAGCGAACGCTATTCCGGGGTCACGCAGATCGTCGGTGCGACGCATTAG
- a CDS encoding ribbon-helix-helix domain-containing protein, protein MVPDKVATGRREPQPQGLSTLGKDLRTRVSSDTYEATERIARKRGVSMAHIVRQAVENYLEKAR, encoded by the coding sequence ATGGTGCCGGACAAAGTCGCGACCGGTCGAAGAGAGCCGCAGCCCCAGGGCCTGAGCACGCTGGGCAAGGATCTGCGGACCAGGGTCTCCAGCGACACCTACGAAGCCACCGAAAGAATCGCCAGGAAACGCGGGGTGAGCATGGCGCACATCGTGCGTCAGGCGGTGGAGAATTACCTGGAGAAGGCACGCTGA
- a CDS encoding DNA-3-methyladenine glycosylase family protein: MSPITAWRPGAAVAITPRGPFDLRASMRFLGEFGPAGRPDAAGEPGTLRLAFPVDGCWQPAGVVARQHDGGVVELEADGESAAEACRQAERILSLDFDAAAVAEAVRGDRVARSLVASAAGLRPVLFHSPYEAACWAIIGQRIRMVQAAGIKQRIADRYGAKLTVDGHSISSFPAPKALRLLERPLGLPETKMKQLRILTGAAEQGVLDAGRLRALPAEVALARLRKLPGIGPFSAELILIRGVGHPDVFPRHEKRLHEEMARAYQVDAQDVDQLARIAERWRPYRSWVGFLFRAAAIRAEGR; the protein is encoded by the coding sequence ATGTCGCCGATCACGGCGTGGCGGCCGGGTGCAGCCGTGGCGATCACCCCGCGCGGTCCGTTCGACCTGCGGGCTTCAATGCGGTTCCTGGGCGAGTTCGGGCCGGCGGGGCGGCCGGACGCGGCGGGGGAGCCGGGCACGCTGCGGCTGGCCTTCCCGGTCGACGGCTGCTGGCAGCCGGCGGGTGTGGTGGCCCGGCAGCACGACGGTGGGGTGGTCGAGCTGGAGGCCGATGGCGAGTCGGCCGCCGAAGCCTGCCGTCAGGCCGAGCGGATCCTCTCGCTCGACTTCGACGCGGCCGCGGTCGCCGAGGCGGTCCGGGGCGACCGGGTGGCGAGGAGCCTGGTCGCCTCCGCCGCGGGCCTGCGGCCGGTGCTGTTCCACTCGCCGTACGAGGCGGCCTGCTGGGCGATCATCGGGCAGCGGATCCGCATGGTCCAGGCGGCGGGGATCAAGCAGCGGATCGCCGACCGCTACGGCGCGAAGCTGACCGTCGACGGCCACTCGATCAGCTCGTTCCCCGCGCCGAAGGCACTGCGCCTGCTGGAACGGCCGCTGGGCCTGCCCGAAACGAAGATGAAGCAGCTGCGCATCCTCACCGGCGCCGCCGAGCAGGGCGTGCTGGACGCCGGGCGCCTGCGAGCCCTGCCCGCCGAGGTCGCGCTGGCCAGGCTGCGGAAACTGCCCGGCATCGGCCCGTTCTCCGCCGAGCTGATCCTGATTCGCGGGGTCGGTCACCCGGACGTCTTCCCCCGCCACGAGAAGCGGCTGCACGAGGAAATGGCGCGTGCTTACCAGGTCGACGCCCAGGACGTCGACCAGCTGGCCCGCATCGCCGAGCGCTGGCGGCCCTACCGGAGCTGGGTCGGCTTCCTGTTCCGCGCGGCGGCCATCCGCGCCGAGGGGCGGTGA
- a CDS encoding ribosomal RNA small subunit methyltransferase A, whose translation MPANGSSHPARKHPKPNPSGVHFLAAPRIADELVRSAAITEADLVVDFGAGHGAITAPLARTGAEILAVERDPEFVRKLRTRLSDARNVRVIPADARTFSLPRKKFAVVASIPYAVSTALMRRLLSPTASALDRAALIVEWGFAKRLSATSPRDLETAWWAARFELRLVRRIPARHFSPAPKVDSAHLTVHRRGKPDKLTDRALWTLLQAAHRTPHAPARTAVAFLGRKPHRLLKANGIDPERAAAAVPPPDWAALARQLAADRSLHWPPLPRALREDRR comes from the coding sequence ATGCCCGCCAACGGGTCATCTCATCCTGCCCGGAAACACCCCAAGCCGAATCCGTCCGGCGTCCACTTCCTGGCCGCGCCCCGGATCGCCGACGAGCTGGTGCGCTCGGCGGCGATCACCGAAGCCGACCTGGTGGTCGACTTCGGCGCCGGCCACGGCGCGATCACCGCGCCGCTGGCCAGGACCGGCGCCGAAATCCTTGCCGTGGAACGAGATCCCGAGTTCGTGCGCAAACTGCGGACCCGGCTGTCCGACGCACGCAACGTCCGGGTCATCCCGGCCGACGCGCGCACCTTTTCCTTGCCACGCAAGAAATTCGCCGTGGTCGCGAGCATTCCCTACGCGGTGTCCACCGCACTCATGCGCCGCCTGCTCAGCCCGACCGCCTCGGCACTGGACCGGGCGGCGCTGATCGTCGAATGGGGATTCGCGAAACGGCTCAGCGCCACCAGCCCCCGCGACCTCGAAACCGCCTGGTGGGCGGCGAGGTTCGAACTCAGGCTGGTGCGGCGCATCCCGGCCAGGCACTTCAGCCCGGCCCCGAAGGTGGACTCGGCGCACCTGACCGTGCACCGGCGCGGCAAACCGGACAAGCTCACCGACCGAGCACTGTGGACACTCCTGCAGGCGGCCCACCGCACGCCGCACGCCCCGGCGCGGACCGCCGTCGCCTTCCTCGGGCGCAAGCCCCATCGCCTGCTCAAGGCCAACGGCATCGATCCGGAACGCGCGGCCGCCGCGGTGCCACCGCCGGACTGGGCCGCGCTGGCGAGGCAGCTCGCGGCGGACCGCAGCCTGCACTGGCCCCCGTTGCCGAGGGCTTTGCGCGAGGACCGGCGCTGA
- a CDS encoding M50 family metallopeptidase, which produces MEGTDGFWGLFDAQPDPPGLVALITGVAALLLVVSGTPWRLARNLVTIVHEAGHAFAAVLVGRRLQGIRLHSDTSGVTVSRGKPTGPGMVLTALAGYPAPALLGLAFAALVNADRISVLLGVAAVLLLGVLVMIRNVYGAFSVVAAAIGLGCVALLAPPGVQAVCVYAITWFLLLGGVRPVFELQSKRRRGAARDSDVDQLARLTGVPVALWLLALGVLAFGSLFLGGSWLLEPVLS; this is translated from the coding sequence GTGGAAGGCACCGACGGATTCTGGGGACTGTTCGACGCACAGCCGGATCCGCCGGGTCTGGTGGCGCTCATCACCGGCGTGGCCGCGCTGCTGCTGGTGGTGTCCGGCACCCCGTGGCGGCTCGCGCGCAACCTGGTGACGATCGTGCACGAGGCGGGCCACGCGTTCGCCGCGGTGCTGGTCGGCCGTCGCCTGCAGGGCATCCGGCTGCACTCGGACACCTCGGGCGTCACCGTCTCGCGTGGCAAGCCGACCGGGCCGGGCATGGTGCTGACCGCGCTCGCGGGCTACCCGGCCCCCGCGTTGCTCGGCCTGGCCTTCGCCGCGCTGGTCAACGCCGACCGCATCTCGGTGCTGCTCGGCGTCGCCGCGGTGCTGCTGCTGGGCGTGCTCGTGATGATCCGCAACGTCTACGGCGCGTTCTCGGTGGTCGCCGCCGCGATCGGGCTCGGCTGCGTTGCGCTGCTCGCGCCACCCGGGGTGCAGGCGGTCTGCGTGTACGCGATCACGTGGTTCCTCCTGCTCGGTGGTGTGCGCCCGGTCTTCGAGCTGCAGTCCAAGCGACGGCGCGGTGCGGCCCGTGATTCCGACGTCGACCAGCTGGCCCGGCTCACCGGCGTGCCGGTGGCGTTGTGGCTGCTCGCGCTCGGTGTGCTCGCGTTCGGCAGCCTGTTCCTCGGCGGGAGCTGGCTGCTCGAACCCGTGCTCAGCTGA
- a CDS encoding helicase HerA-like domain-containing protein yields MDQDVSAITDGYRTDGAALELGSVVLGGEVRPGAGVRLPLATLNRHGLVAGATGTGKTKTLQLIAEQLSAAGVPVVLADVKGDLSGLAEPGEPNDKLAKRAEELGDDWQASGFPVQFLSLGTEGRGVPVRATITGFGPILLSKVLGLNETQESTLGLIFHWADERGLPLLDLKDLRAVITHLTSDEGKADLKGIGGVSAATAGVILRALVNLAAQGGEDFFGEPELEVADLMHEGVISLLELDNLQSKPALFSTFLMWLLAELFEELPEAGDLDKPKLVFFFDEAHLLFDNASKAFLDSIEQTVKLIRSKGVGVFFCTQLPTDVPNAVLSQLGARVQHAIRAFTPEDQKALTKTVRTYPKTAHYDLEEALTSLGIGEAVVTVLSERGAPTPVAWTRLRAPRSKMGSIGEEAIRASAKASQLHGKYAETIDRESAYEKLAAKVAATAPEQQPEQQPAEQPRPDEPEGPGFIQKTMDNPAVRSFLRSAASALGREVTRGLFGNRRR; encoded by the coding sequence ATGGACCAGGACGTCTCGGCGATCACCGACGGTTACCGGACCGACGGTGCGGCACTCGAACTGGGGTCGGTGGTGCTCGGCGGGGAGGTGCGCCCGGGTGCCGGGGTGCGGCTGCCGCTGGCCACGCTGAACCGGCACGGCCTGGTCGCGGGCGCGACGGGCACGGGCAAGACCAAGACGCTGCAGTTGATCGCCGAGCAGTTGTCGGCGGCGGGCGTGCCGGTGGTGCTGGCGGACGTGAAGGGCGATCTGTCCGGTTTGGCCGAACCGGGGGAGCCGAACGACAAGCTGGCCAAGCGCGCGGAGGAACTCGGCGACGACTGGCAGGCGTCGGGCTTCCCGGTGCAGTTCCTCTCGCTGGGCACCGAGGGCCGCGGCGTGCCGGTGCGCGCGACGATCACCGGTTTCGGGCCGATCCTGCTGTCGAAGGTGCTGGGCCTCAACGAAACGCAGGAGTCCACGCTCGGCCTGATCTTCCACTGGGCCGACGAGCGCGGCCTGCCGCTGCTGGACCTCAAGGACCTCCGCGCGGTGATCACCCACCTGACCAGCGACGAGGGCAAGGCGGACCTGAAGGGCATCGGCGGGGTGTCCGCGGCGACCGCCGGTGTGATCCTGCGCGCACTGGTCAACCTGGCGGCGCAGGGCGGGGAGGACTTCTTCGGGGAGCCGGAGCTCGAGGTCGCCGACCTGATGCACGAGGGCGTGATCAGCCTGCTGGAGCTGGACAACCTGCAGAGCAAGCCCGCGTTGTTCTCCACCTTCCTGATGTGGTTGCTGGCCGAGCTGTTCGAGGAACTGCCGGAGGCGGGCGACCTGGACAAGCCGAAGCTGGTGTTCTTCTTCGACGAGGCGCACCTGCTGTTCGACAACGCGTCGAAGGCCTTTCTCGACAGCATCGAGCAGACGGTCAAGCTGATCCGGTCGAAGGGCGTCGGCGTGTTCTTCTGCACGCAGTTGCCGACCGACGTGCCGAACGCCGTGCTGTCCCAGCTGGGCGCGCGGGTGCAGCACGCGATCCGCGCGTTCACGCCCGAGGACCAGAAGGCGCTGACGAAGACGGTCCGGACCTATCCGAAGACCGCGCACTACGACCTGGAGGAGGCGCTGACCTCGCTGGGCATCGGGGAGGCGGTGGTGACCGTGCTGTCCGAACGCGGTGCGCCGACGCCGGTCGCGTGGACCAGGCTGCGGGCGCCCAGGTCGAAGATGGGCTCGATCGGCGAGGAGGCGATCCGCGCGTCGGCCAAGGCGTCGCAGCTGCACGGCAAGTACGCCGAGACGATCGACCGCGAGTCGGCCTACGAGAAGCTGGCCGCGAAGGTGGCGGCCACGGCGCCCGAACAACAGCCCGAACAACAGCCCGCGGAGCAGCCCCGGCCGGACGAGCCGGAGGGCCCCGGTTTCATCCAGAAAACCATGGACAACCCGGCGGTCCGCTCGTTCCTGCGCTCGGCCGCGAGCGCGCTGGGGCGGGAGGTCACGCGTGGCCTGTTCGGGAACCGCCGCCGCTGA